One window of Saimiri boliviensis isolate mSaiBol1 chromosome 4, mSaiBol1.pri, whole genome shotgun sequence genomic DNA carries:
- the OR2I1 gene encoding putative olfactory receptor 2I1, giving the protein MLANQASTEERFLLLGFSDWPSLQPVLFAFVLLCYLLTLTSNAALVLLVVRDPRLHTPMYYFLCHLALVDAGFTSSVVPPLLANLRGPALWLARSHCTALLCASLALGSAECVLLAVMALDRAAAVCLPLRYAGLASPGLCRALAGASWLGGLANSVAQTALLTQRPLCAPRLLDHFICELPALLKLACGGDGDATESQMFAARVVILLLPSAVILASYGAVARAVCRMRSSGSRRRAVGTCGSHLTAVCLFYGSAVYTYLQPAQRYDQARGKFVSLFYTVVTPALNPLIYTLRNKEVKGAARRLLGGLGRGQAEQ; this is encoded by the exons ATGCTTGCAAATCAAGCAAG CACAGAGGAGCGCTTCCTCCTGCTGGGTTTCTCCGACTGGCCCTCCCTGCAGCCGGTCCTCTTCGCCTTTGTCCTCCTTTGCTACCTCCTGACCTTGACCAGCAACGCGGCGCTGGTGCTGCTGGTGGTGCGCGACCCGCGCCTGCACACGCCCATGTACTACTTCCTTTGCCATCTGGCCCTGGTGGACGCGGGCTTCACCTCGAGTGTGGTGCCGCCGCTGCTGGCCAACCTGCGCGGACCGGCGCTCTGGCTCGCGCGCAGCCACTGCACGGCCCTGCTGTGCGCATCGCTGGCGCTGGGTTCCGCCGAGTGCGTCCTCTTGGCTGTGATGGCGCTGGACCGCGCGGCCGCAGTGTGCCTCCCGCTGCGCTACGCTGGCCTGGCCTCCCCCGGCCTCTGCCGCGCTCTGGCCGGCGCCTCCTGGCTAGGCGGCCTCGCCAACTCCGTCGCGCAAACTGCGCTCCTGACTCAGCGGCCCCTGTGCGCGCCCCGCCTGCTGGACCACTTCATCTGCGAGCTGCCGGCGCTGCTCAAGCTGGCCTGCGGCGGCGACGGAGACGCTACCGAGAGCCAGATGTTCGCCGCCCGCGTGGTCATCCTGCTGCTGCCGTCAGCCGTCATCCTGGCCTCCTACGGTGCCGTGGCCCGAGCTGTCTGTCGCATGAGGTCCAGCGGAAGCCGGAGGAGGGCGGTGGGCACATGTGGGTCCCACCTGACAGCCGTCTGCCTGTTCTACGGCTCGGCTGTCTACACTTACCTGCAGCCGGCGCAGCGCTACGACCAGGCGCGGGGCAAGTTCGTATCTCTCTTCTACACCGTGGTCACACCCGCCCTCAACCCGCTCATATACACTCTCAGGAATAAGGAAGTGAAGGGGGCGGCGAGGAGGCTGCTGGGAGGCCTGGGGAGAGGCCAAGCTGAACAGTGA